A single region of the Triticum dicoccoides isolate Atlit2015 ecotype Zavitan chromosome 2B, WEW_v2.0, whole genome shotgun sequence genome encodes:
- the LOC119366859 gene encoding acetylserotonin O-methyltransferase 1-like, translating into MTLKLLAEVSPQELLQALAELQNHMLGYVKSMSLRCVVDLGIPEAIHLRGGTATIANIEADAKVHPGKVADLQRVMELLTTSGIFTATAGAGDGDTVVYGLTTACRFLVGWCNLSPMVPFCVNPLVVSSFFSMPEWFRTEPEATGAASLFELAHGCSQWEMVSKDARFNDVLNNSMAADSQVFLEVIIVDKGRIFRGLRSLVDVGGGNGAGTQVIAKAFPRIKCTVMDLPHVVVAGQAAARDDNLSFVAGDMFESIPSADAVLLKNILHDWGHDDCVKILQRCKEAIPARNAGGKVIIIDMVRGSANGDRKINEMEAIQNSFMMYITGVERDEIEWKRIFSDAGFSDDYKILPVLGPYSVIEIYP; encoded by the exons ATGACGCTTAAGCTCTTGGCCGAAGTGAGCCCGCAGGAGTTGCTCCAAGCTCTTGCCGAGCTCCAAAACCACATGCTCGGTTACGTCAAATCCATGTCGCTCAGGTGTGTGGTTGATCTAGGCATCCCCGAGGCCATCCATCTCCGCGGCGGCACCGCCACCATCGCCAACATCGAGGCAGACGCAAAGGTACATCCCGGTAAGGTTGCCGACCTCCAGCGCGTGATGGAACTGCTTACCACCTCTGGCATTTTCACCGCCACTGCTGGCGCCGGGGATGGTGACACCGTGGTGTATGGGCTAACCACGGCCTGCCGTTTCCTTGTCGGCTGGTGCAACCTGTCCCCTATGGTTCCCTTTTGCGTCAACCCTCTCGTCGTCTCCTCCTTCTTCAGCATGCCTGAATGGTTCAGGACCGAGCCCGAGGCCACCGGCGCCGCCTCCCTCTTCGAGCTCGCACATGGCTGCTCCCAGTGGGAGATGGTGAGCAAGGACGCCAGGTTCAACGACGTCCTCAACAACTCCATGGCCGCCGATAGCCAGGTCTTCCTCGAGGTCATTATTGTCGACAAGGGCCGCATCTTCCGCGGTCTCAGATCGCTCGTCGATGTAGGTGGTGGCAATGGCGCGGGCACACAAGTGATTGCTAAGGCTTTCCCGCGCATCAAGTGCACAGTCATGGACCTTCCTCACGTTGTCGTTGCCGGGCAGGCCGCCGCCCGTGATGACAACCTGAGTTTCGTCGCCGGTGACATGTTTGAATCCATTCCATCCGCCGATGCTGTCTTACTCAAG AACATTTTGCATGACTGGGGTCACGACGACTGCGTCAAAATACTTCAACGTTGCAAGGAAGCCATCCCTGCCAGAAATGCTGGAGGAAAGGTGATAATTATAGATATGGTAAGAGGATCTGCAAATGGCGATAGAAAAATCAACGAGATGGAGGCCATACAAAACTCGTTCATGATGTATATCACCGGGGTGGAACGAGATGAAATTGAGTGGAAGAGGATATTTTCTGATGCTGGCTTCAGTGATGATTACAAAATTCTGCCAGTATTGGGTCCCTACTCAGTAATTGAGATCTACCCATGA
- the LOC119360255 gene encoding bisdemethoxycurcumin synthase-like has translation MAARTKGKMVIREHGEGPAAMLAIGTANPTNLLLPQDMFADNLFRVTKSEHLTELKEKMNRICQKTGIEKRHFHLTEETLAAHPELLDRELPSLDARIEMAATAVPKLAQSAAAKAIAEWGRPATDITHLVFSTYSAWEAPSADLKLATLLGLRPTVCRTILSLHGCYGGGRALHLAKELAENNHGARVLVACAETTLVCFGSPDGANLVGHGLFGDGAGAVIVGAGPFGEGERPLFEMVTATQTTIPRTEHVLGMQATAGGIDFHLAIQVPMLIGQNVERCLLDAFDGDAPGSWNELFWAVHPGGRPILDNIDTVLKLEPGKLAASRHVLREYGNMSGATIVFVLDELRRRRKEEDGGHLLPEWGAMLAFGPGITIETMLLRSPR, from the exons ATGGCTGCAAGAACCAAAGGAAAGATGGTCATTCGAGAGCATGGTGAAGGCCCTGCGGCGATGCTCGCCATCGGCACGGCGAACCCGACGAACCTCTTGCTTCCCCAAGACATGTTCGCCGACAACTTGTTCCGTGTGACCAAGAGCGAGCACCTCACTGAACTCAAGGAAAAGATGAACAGAATCT GTCAGAAAACGGGCATTGAAAAGCGCCACTTCCACCTGACCGAGGAGACACTTGCCGCCCACCCGGAGCTCCTCGACAGGGAGCTGCCATCCCTCGACGCACGCATAGAAATGGCCGCCACCGCCGTGCCGAAGCTCGCGCAGTCCGCGGCCGCCAAGGCCATAGCCGAGTGGGGCCGCCCGGCCACCGACATCACCCACCTCGTCTTCAGCACCTACTCGGCGTGGGAGGCCCCCAGCGCCGACCTCAAGCTGGCCACGCTCCTCGGCCTCCGCCCCACGGTCTGCCGCACCATCCTCAGCCTCCACGGCTGCTACGGCGGCGGCAGGGCGCTCCACCTCGCCAAGGAGCTCGCCGAGAACAACCACGGCGCGCGCGTCCTCGTGGCCTGCGCGGAGACGACCCTCGTCTGCTTTGGCAGCCCCGACGGGGCCAACCTCGTGGGCCACGGATTGTTCGGGGACGGCGCCGGCGCCGTCATCGTCGGCGCCGGACCCTTCGGCGAAGGTGAGCGCCCGCTCTTCGAGATGGTCACCGCCACGCAGACGACGATCCCAAGGACCGAGCACGTGCTCGGCATGCAGGCCACGGCAGGCGGCATAGACTTCCACCTCGCCATCCAGGTGCCGATGCTGATCGGACAGAACGTCGAGCGATGCCTCCTCGACGCATTCGACGGGGATGCTCCGGGTTCCTGGAACGAGCTCTTCTGGGCGGTGCACCCGGGTGGCCGTCCCATCCTGGATAACATAGACACGGTGCTCAAACTGGAGCCAGGTAAGTTGGCGGCCAGCCGGCATGTGCTCCGCGAGTACGGCAACATGAGTGGCGCCACCATCGTCTTTGTGCTCGACGAGCTGCGCCGGCGTCGGAAGGAAGAGGATGGTGGGCATCTGCTGCCGGAGTGGGGCGCCATGCTGGCCTTCGGTCCGGGAATCACCATCGAGACCATGCTGCTTCGCTCTCCACGCTGA